The Mobula birostris isolate sMobBir1 chromosome 1, sMobBir1.hap1, whole genome shotgun sequence genome contains a region encoding:
- the LOC140204226 gene encoding kelch domain-containing protein 2-like isoform X2: MANENEDLHIVLEEDDDDEEEEIDVDFFWARIPRSNFHDSIPEERSGHVAVAYGNYMYVLGGYKNAAIRGYHDFYLPREELWIYNMETGQWNKKFTTGDVPQSMSGSCAACVDGVLYLFGGHYAIGNSNELYMLNLRSKDRILHWQRIENFKGMRPTPKDKLGCWVYKNKVIFFGGYGYQPQEKCHGSFEFDESSFWNASHPRGWNNHVHIIDLETFTWSQPLTKGKPPTPRAAHACATVGNRGYVFGGRYQDVRTNDLYYLDLDRWEWNEVVQSLDQIPVGRSWHSLTTISNDHLFLFGGFTTDKQPLSDAWIYSLSKNEWLKVEHNYSDKPRLWHSACTNDEAEVIVFGGCANNLLARQQAAHSNDILIFSVQPKSLVR; this comes from the exons ATGGCCAATGAAAATGAAGACCTACATATAGTACTGGAGGAGGACGATGATGATGAAGAGGAAGAAATTGATGTTGATTTTTTCTGGGCTAGAATTCCACGATCAAATTTTCATGATTCTATACCAGAAGAACGTAGTGGTCACGTAGCTGTAGCATATGGAAACTATATGTACGTTCTGGGTGGCTATAAG AATGCTGCAATTCGAGGCTATCATGATTTCTATTTGCCAAGAGAAGAACTTTGGATCTATAACATGGAAACTGGACAATGGAAT AAGAAATTCACAACAGGTGATGTTCCTCAGTCCATGTCAGGAAGTTGTGCAGCTTGTGTGGATGGAGTGCTGTATTTATTTGGAGGGCATTATGCCATAGGCAACTCAAATGAG TTATATATGTTAAATCTGAGATCCAAAGACAGAATACTGCATTGGCAGAGAATAGAAAACTTCAAAGGAATGCGACCAACACCCAAAGATAAGCTTGGCTGCTGGGTGTACAAGAACAA AGTGATTTTCTTTGGTGGCTATGGTTATCAACCTCAAGAGAAATGCCATGGATCATTTGAATTTGATGAATCATCATTTTGG AATGCAAGTCATCCAAGAGGCTGGAATAATCACGTCCACATTATTGATCTTGAAACATTTACATGGTCTCAGCCCCTTACAAAG GGAAAGCCCCCCACACCTAGAGCAGCTCATGCTTGTGCAACAGTTGGGAACCGCGGTTACGTATTTGGAGGAAGATATCAG GATGTCAGGACCAATGATCTCTATTACCTTGACTTGGACAGATGGGAATGGAATGAAGT GGTACAGTCACTCGATCAAATCCCTGTTGGCCGCTCTTGGCATTCACTCACTACTATCTCAAATGATCATCTCTTCCTGTTTGGAGGTTTCACAACTGACAAACAACCGTTAA GTGATGCCTGGATATACAGTCTGAGCAAGAATGAATGGTTAAAGGTAGAACACAATTATTCTGACAAACCAAG GCTTTGGCATTCTGCTTGTACAAATGATGAGGCAGAAGTGATTGTTTTTGGCGGATGTGCTAACAATTTGTTAGCTCGACAACAAGCA gctcATAGTAATGACATCCTGATCTTCTCAGTACAACCAAAGTCTCTTGTCAGGTAG
- the LOC140204226 gene encoding kelch domain-containing protein 2-like isoform X1 codes for MANENEDLHIVLEEDDDDEEEEIDVDFFWARIPRSNFHDSIPEERSGHVAVAYGNYMYVLGGYKNAAIRGYHDFYLPREELWIYNMETGQWNKKFTTGDVPQSMSGSCAACVDGVLYLFGGHYAIGNSNELYMLNLRSKDRILHWQRIENFKGMRPTPKDKLGCWVYKNKVIFFGGYGYQPQEKCHGSFEFDESSFWNASHPRGWNNHVHIIDLETFTWSQPLTKGKPPTPRAAHACATVGNRGYVFGGRYQDVRTNDLYYLDLDRWEWNEVVQSLDQIPVGRSWHSLTTISNDHLFLFGGFTTDKQPLSDAWIYSLSKNEWLKVEHNYSDKPRLWHSACTNDEAEVIVFGGCANNLLARQQAAHSNDILIFSVQPKSLVRLCLEAVIHYKEMLANIWDCLPKHLLLNINQRAGSSNTSGS; via the exons ATGGCCAATGAAAATGAAGACCTACATATAGTACTGGAGGAGGACGATGATGATGAAGAGGAAGAAATTGATGTTGATTTTTTCTGGGCTAGAATTCCACGATCAAATTTTCATGATTCTATACCAGAAGAACGTAGTGGTCACGTAGCTGTAGCATATGGAAACTATATGTACGTTCTGGGTGGCTATAAG AATGCTGCAATTCGAGGCTATCATGATTTCTATTTGCCAAGAGAAGAACTTTGGATCTATAACATGGAAACTGGACAATGGAAT AAGAAATTCACAACAGGTGATGTTCCTCAGTCCATGTCAGGAAGTTGTGCAGCTTGTGTGGATGGAGTGCTGTATTTATTTGGAGGGCATTATGCCATAGGCAACTCAAATGAG TTATATATGTTAAATCTGAGATCCAAAGACAGAATACTGCATTGGCAGAGAATAGAAAACTTCAAAGGAATGCGACCAACACCCAAAGATAAGCTTGGCTGCTGGGTGTACAAGAACAA AGTGATTTTCTTTGGTGGCTATGGTTATCAACCTCAAGAGAAATGCCATGGATCATTTGAATTTGATGAATCATCATTTTGG AATGCAAGTCATCCAAGAGGCTGGAATAATCACGTCCACATTATTGATCTTGAAACATTTACATGGTCTCAGCCCCTTACAAAG GGAAAGCCCCCCACACCTAGAGCAGCTCATGCTTGTGCAACAGTTGGGAACCGCGGTTACGTATTTGGAGGAAGATATCAG GATGTCAGGACCAATGATCTCTATTACCTTGACTTGGACAGATGGGAATGGAATGAAGT GGTACAGTCACTCGATCAAATCCCTGTTGGCCGCTCTTGGCATTCACTCACTACTATCTCAAATGATCATCTCTTCCTGTTTGGAGGTTTCACAACTGACAAACAACCGTTAA GTGATGCCTGGATATACAGTCTGAGCAAGAATGAATGGTTAAAGGTAGAACACAATTATTCTGACAAACCAAG GCTTTGGCATTCTGCTTGTACAAATGATGAGGCAGAAGTGATTGTTTTTGGCGGATGTGCTAACAATTTGTTAGCTCGACAACAAGCA gctcATAGTAATGACATCCTGATCTTCTCAGTACAACCAAAGTCTCTTGTCAG
- the LOC140204226 gene encoding kelch domain-containing protein 2-like isoform X3, translated as MANENEDLHIVLEEDDDDEEEEIDVDFFWARIPRSNFHDSIPEERSGHVAVAYGNYMYVLGGYKNAAIRGYHDFYLPREELWIYNMETGQWNKKFTTGDVPQSMSGSCAACVDGVLYLFGGHYAIGNSNELYMLNLRSKDRILHWQRIENFKGMRPTPKDKLGCWVYKNKVIFFGGYGYQPQEKCHGSFEFDESSFWNASHPRGWNNHVHIIDLETFTWSQPLTKGKPPTPRAAHACATVGNRGYVFGGRYQDVRTNDLYYLDLDRWEWNEVVQSLDQIPVGRSWHSLTTISNDHLFLFGGFTTDKQPLSDAWIYSLSKNEWLKVEHNYSDKPRLIVMTS; from the exons ATGGCCAATGAAAATGAAGACCTACATATAGTACTGGAGGAGGACGATGATGATGAAGAGGAAGAAATTGATGTTGATTTTTTCTGGGCTAGAATTCCACGATCAAATTTTCATGATTCTATACCAGAAGAACGTAGTGGTCACGTAGCTGTAGCATATGGAAACTATATGTACGTTCTGGGTGGCTATAAG AATGCTGCAATTCGAGGCTATCATGATTTCTATTTGCCAAGAGAAGAACTTTGGATCTATAACATGGAAACTGGACAATGGAAT AAGAAATTCACAACAGGTGATGTTCCTCAGTCCATGTCAGGAAGTTGTGCAGCTTGTGTGGATGGAGTGCTGTATTTATTTGGAGGGCATTATGCCATAGGCAACTCAAATGAG TTATATATGTTAAATCTGAGATCCAAAGACAGAATACTGCATTGGCAGAGAATAGAAAACTTCAAAGGAATGCGACCAACACCCAAAGATAAGCTTGGCTGCTGGGTGTACAAGAACAA AGTGATTTTCTTTGGTGGCTATGGTTATCAACCTCAAGAGAAATGCCATGGATCATTTGAATTTGATGAATCATCATTTTGG AATGCAAGTCATCCAAGAGGCTGGAATAATCACGTCCACATTATTGATCTTGAAACATTTACATGGTCTCAGCCCCTTACAAAG GGAAAGCCCCCCACACCTAGAGCAGCTCATGCTTGTGCAACAGTTGGGAACCGCGGTTACGTATTTGGAGGAAGATATCAG GATGTCAGGACCAATGATCTCTATTACCTTGACTTGGACAGATGGGAATGGAATGAAGT GGTACAGTCACTCGATCAAATCCCTGTTGGCCGCTCTTGGCATTCACTCACTACTATCTCAAATGATCATCTCTTCCTGTTTGGAGGTTTCACAACTGACAAACAACCGTTAA GTGATGCCTGGATATACAGTCTGAGCAAGAATGAATGGTTAAAGGTAGAACACAATTATTCTGACAAACCAAG gctcATAGTAATGACATCCTGA